Proteins encoded within one genomic window of Zootoca vivipara chromosome 12, rZooViv1.1, whole genome shotgun sequence:
- the GATAD1 gene encoding GATA zinc finger domain-containing protein 1: MPLGLKPTCSMCRTTSSSMWKKGGQGEILCNNCTGRPGPPGSAGAAYATTSAAAQHSNGGSGGGSGGGKQSKQEIHRRSARLRNTKYKSAPAAEKKVSTKGKGRRHIFKLKNPIKAPESVATIITAESIFHKGVYYQIGDVVSVIDEQDGKIYYAQIRGFIQDQYCEKSAALTWLIPTAASPKDCFDPATYIIGPEEDLPRKIEYLEFVCHAPSEYFKSQSSPFPTIPTRPEKGYIWTHVGPTPAISIKETVASSL; this comes from the exons ATGCCGCTGGGCCTGAAGCCGACGTGCAGCATGTGCCGCACCACCTCCTCGTCCATGTGGAAGAAAGGGGGCCAGGGCGAGATCCTTTGCAACAACTGCACGGGCCGACCGGGGCCTCCCGGGTCCGCGGGAGCCGCCTACGCCACGACCTCGGCGGCTGCGCAGCACAGCAAcggcggcagcggcggagggAGCGGTGGCGGgaagcag AGTAAGCAAGAAATTCACAGAAGATCTGCTCGattaagaaacacaaaatacaagtCTGCTCCAGCTGCTGAAAAGAAAGTTTCCACTAAAGGAAAAGGGAGAAGGCATATTTTTAAGTTAAAAAAT CCCATCAAAGCTCCAGAGTCTGTAGCTACCATAATTACAGCAGAATCTATCTTCCATAAG GGAGTTTACTATCAGATTGGAGATGTTGTTTCAGTGATTGATGAGCAGGATGGTAAAATATACTATGCTCAGATTAGAGGGTTTATTCAAGACCAATACTGCGAAAAAAGTGCAGCTTTAACATGGCTCATTCCTACTGCAGCTAGCCCCAAAGACTGTTTTGACCCTGCAACTTACATAATAG ggcCAGAAGAAGACCTTCCAAGGAAAATTGAGTACTTAGAGTTTGTTTGTCATGCGCCTTCAGAATATTTCAAATCTCAGTCATCTCCTTTCCCTACCATTCCTACTAGACCAGAAAAGGGTTATATCTGGACTCACGTTGGACCTACCCCAGCAATTTCCATCAAGGAAACTGTTGCCAGCAGCTTGTAG